In the genome of Populus trichocarpa isolate Nisqually-1 chromosome 6, P.trichocarpa_v4.1, whole genome shotgun sequence, one region contains:
- the LOC18100307 gene encoding FCS-Like Zinc finger 13, translating into MLGKRTNPMIGRLSELLVSGTRAKFMDANTSPRSPLDYMNQSPKGLKNYHDLGGVGLGIVAALDKPSNTDVGHEVLAKYAVCRSNLNRSNPIPVNSGKDCEIFNCGFEEMDMKSLEDYTYVTIHAPNQSFTKVYYDGGEYGKQGHDRRCENMGCTSVPKGFPARLVEDVPVYPTSDFLSSCHLCRKKLYGRDIYIYRGEKAFCSVECRSSQIMIDERKEQCRSEVARSADVSSSPFKTSPIFSTGILAI; encoded by the exons ATGTTAGGCAAGAGAACAAATCCTATGATCGGAAGATTGTCGGAATTATTGGTCTCAGGCACCCGTGCCAAGTTCATGGATGCTAACACCAGTCCTAGAAGTCCACTGGACTACATGAACCAGTCACCAAAAGGTCTAAAGAATTATCATGATCTCGGTGGGGTTGGATTGGGTATTGTTGCAGCCCTTGACAAGCCTTCTAATACTGATGTGGGGCATGAAGTTTTGGCTAAGTATGCTGTTTGCAGGTCAAATTTGAATAGATCAAATCCAATTCCAGTTAATTCTGGTAAAGATTGTGAGATATTTAACTGTGGTTTTGAGGAAATGGATATGAAGAGCTTGGAAGACTATACATATGTCACAATCCATGCTCCTAATCAATCATTCACGAAGGTTTACTATGATGGAGGTGAATATGGAAAACAAGGGCATGATAGAAGATGTGAGAACATGGGATGTACTTCTGTTCCTAAGGGATTTCCTGCCAGACTTGTCGAGGATGTTCCCGTATATCCCACTTCAGATTTTCTGAGTTCATGCCACTTGTGCAGGAAAAAACTCTACGGCAGAGACATCTACATCTACAG GGGAGAGAAAGCATTCTGCAGCGTGGAGTGTCGATCGAGTCAAATAATGATAGACGAGCGCAAAGAACAGTGCAGATCAGAAGTTGCGAGATCTGCAGATGTTTCAAGCTCGCCTTTCAAAACAAGCCCCATCTTCTCAACTGGGATTCTTGCAATTTAG
- the LOC18100308 gene encoding oligouridylate-binding protein 1 — MMQQQRLKQQAMMQYLHPALLAAPQIEPILSGNLPPGFDSSTCRSVYVGNIHPQVTDPLLQEVFSNTGPIEGCKLIRKDKSSYAFVDYFDRRSAALSILTLNGRHLFGQPIKVNWAYASSQREDTSGHYNIFVGDLSPEVTDATLYACFSAYPSCSDARVMWDQKTGRSRGFGFVSFRNQQEAQNAINDLNGKWLGSRQIRCNWATKGANTNDDKPSTDAKSIDLTNGTSEDGQERNNDDAPENNPQYTTVYVGNLAPEVTSVDLHRHFHMLGAGTIEDVRVQRDKGFGFVRYSTHAEAALAIQMGNARIMYGKPIKCSWGSKPTPPGTSSTPLPPPAAGHMPSLSAAELAVAAYEQQMALSKYGAPALMHPQGHHALKQAVMGMGTVGSSQAIYDGGFQNAATTQQLMYYH, encoded by the exons ATGATGCAACAGCAGAGGCTAAAACAACAGGCCATGATGCAGTATCTTCATCCTGCTCTCCTAGCTGCTCCTcag atAGAGCCTATCTTGAGTGGAAATCTGCCTCCTGGCTTTGATTCAAGTACTTGCCGCAGTGT GTATGTAGGAAACATCCACCCACAAGTTACAGATCCCCTTCTTCAAGAGGTTTTCTCAAACACTGGACCTATTGAAGGATGTAAGCTCATTCGGAAAGATAAG TCATCCTATGCCTTTGTGGATTACTTTGATCGCAGATCCGCCGCTCTTTCCATATTGACCCTTAATGGAAGGCATCT GTTTGGGCAGCCTATTAAAGTTAATTGGGCTTATGCTAGTAGTCAGAGAGAGGATACATCAG GTCATTATAATATCTTTGTTGGTGATCTTAGCCCTGAAGTTACAGATGCTACATTGTATGCATGTTTCTCTGCATATCCTAGTTGTTC AGATGCAAGGGTTATGTGGGACCAGAAGACTGGTCGTTCTAGAGGATTTGGATTTGTTTCTTTCAGGAATCAGCAg gaGGCTCAAAATGCAATTAATGACTTAAATG GAAAGTGGCTTGGGAGCAGACAAATTCGGTGTAATTGGGCCACCAAAGGTGCCAATACTAATGACGACAAGCCAAGTACTGATGCCAAAAGTATAGATCTAACAAATGGAACATCAG AAGATGGTCAGGAAAGGAATAATGATGATGCTCCAGAGAACAATCCTCAGTATACCACAGTTTATGTTGGCAATCTTGCTCCTGAG GTTACTTCTGTTGATCTACATCGGCACTTCCATATGCTTGGTGCTGGAACTATTGAAGATGTGCGGGTGCAACGTGACAAAGGTTTTGGGTTTGTGAGATACAGCACCCATGCTGAAGCAGCTCTGGCTATTCAGATGGGAAATGCTCGAATTATGTATGGAAAACCAATTAAG TGTTCATGGGGTAGCAAGCCCACTCCCCCAGGGACAAGCTCTACCCCTCTTCCCCCACCAGCTGCTGGACATATGCCAAGCCTTTCAGCTGCTGAACTTGCAGTTGCAGCCTATGAACAGCAGATGGCATTGAGCAAATACGGTGCACCGGCCCTTATGCATCCACAGGGTCATCATGCCCTTAAGCAGGCAGTCATGGGAATGGGTACTGTTGGAAGTAGCCAGGCAATTTATGATGGTGGGTTCCAGAATGCTGCAACAACACAGCAGCTAATGTACTACCACTAA